A window from Bos indicus isolate NIAB-ARS_2022 breed Sahiwal x Tharparkar chromosome 1, NIAB-ARS_B.indTharparkar_mat_pri_1.0, whole genome shotgun sequence encodes these proteins:
- the GPR15 gene encoding G-protein coupled receptor 15, which produces MDPVMDPEATTVYLEYLFVTSHNPDIEETHSHVPYTSVFLPVFYTAVFLIGVSGNLILMSALHFKRGSRRLIDIFIINLAASDFIFVITLPLWVDKEASLGLWRTGSFLCKGSSYVISVNMHCNVFLLTCMSVDRYLAIVCPAVSRKVRRRDCAYAVCASVWFVSCLLGLPTLLSRELTLIDGKPYCAEERATPVKLTWALVALIFTFFAPLVSIVSCYCCITRKLCVHYQQSGKHNKKLRKSIKIIFIVVAAFVLSWLPFNTFKLLAIVSGLQQELYLSSAFLQRGMEVCGPLAFANSCVNPFIYYIFDGYIRRAIVRCLCPCLKNYDFGSSTETSDLTKALSNFIHAEDFARKRKRSVSL; this is translated from the coding sequence ATGGACCCAGTGATGGACCCAGAAGCAACCACGGTTTATTTGGAATATCTCTTTGTTACAAGTCACAATCCTGATATTGAAGAGACCCACTCCCATGTTCCTTATACATCAGTCTTCCTTCCGGTCTTCTACACAGCTGTGTTCCTGATTGGAGTGTCTGGGAACCTCATTCTCATGAGTGCACTGCATTTCAAACGGGGCAGCCGAAGACTGATTGACATCTTTATAATCAACCTGGCTGCCTCTGACTTCATCTTCGTCATCACTTTGCCTCTCTGGGTGGATAAAGAAGCATCTCTGGGACTGTGGAGGACAGGCTCTTTCCTATGCAAAGGAAGCTCCTACGTCATCTCAGTCAACATGCACTGCAATGTCTTCTTGCTCACCTGTATGAGTGTGGACCGCTACCTGGCCATCGTGTGTCCAGCCGTATCCAGGAAAGTCAGGAGGAGAGACTGTGCCTATGCAGTCTGTGCCAGTGTCTGGTTTGTCTCCTGCCTCCTCGGGTTGCCTACCCTTCTGTCCAGGGAGCTTACCCTGATTGATGGTAAACCATACTGTGCAGAGGAGAGGGCCACTCCCGTCAAACTGACTTGGGCCCTGGTGgccttaatttttacattttttgcccCTTTGGTGAGCATTGTGTCCTGCTACTGTTGCATCACAAGGAAGCTGTGTGTCCATTACCAGCAGTCGGGAAAGCATAACAAAAAGCTGAGGAAATCCATAAAGATCATCTTTATCGTTGTGGCAGCCTTTGTTCTCTCCTGGCTGCCCTTCAATACTTTCAAACTCCTGGCTATTGTCTCTGGATTGCAGCAAGAACTCTACCTGTCCTCAGCTTTTCTCCAGCGGGGGATGGAGGTGTGCGGGCCCCTGGCATTTGCCAACAGCTGCGTCAACCCCTTCATTTACTATATCTTTGATGGCTACATCCGTCGGGCCATCGTGCGCTGCTTGTGCccctgcctgaagaactatgactTCGGGAGCAGCACTGAGACATCAGACCTCACGAAGGCTCTCTCCAACTTTATTCACGCAGAGGATTTTgccagaaagaggaagaggtCTGTGTCACTCTGA